A genomic stretch from Bradyrhizobium quebecense includes:
- a CDS encoding helix-turn-helix domain-containing protein produces MPALFTTEGAPTHRRLALWRDIVCDVFVQLDCKSDLGTAFHGAITSAQLGAVKCSVVSSGRQRVLRTPSRIARTSEDFVLIALGQRGCGAVLQDGRETVIQPGEFAFYDTTRPYELRFNDDFTQTIFQVPRAMLHRRFAGTQGLTATTFTSDRPVQRLAWQFISGLSEIADKLDPDNAIRLADQAADLLAMAISERLGGAALQASTHRSALLYRLKAHVLAHLPNPDLSLSETAAALGISPRYVNSLLADEDTSFQRFVLAQRLERCKRDLASPAHAHRHIGEIAFAWGFNDLSHFGRVFRDHYGLSPRDWRHSRVPN; encoded by the coding sequence ATGCCGGCCCTGTTCACCACGGAAGGCGCGCCCACGCATCGGCGCCTCGCGCTCTGGCGGGACATCGTCTGCGATGTGTTCGTGCAACTCGACTGCAAGTCCGATCTCGGCACCGCCTTCCACGGCGCCATCACCAGCGCGCAACTCGGCGCGGTGAAATGCTCCGTCGTCTCATCGGGCCGGCAGCGCGTGCTGCGCACACCGTCGCGGATTGCGCGCACCAGCGAGGACTTCGTCCTGATCGCGCTCGGCCAGCGCGGCTGCGGCGCCGTGCTGCAGGACGGCCGCGAGACCGTGATCCAGCCGGGCGAGTTTGCGTTCTACGACACCACCCGGCCCTATGAATTGCGCTTCAACGACGACTTCACGCAGACCATCTTCCAGGTACCGCGTGCGATGCTGCACCGGCGCTTTGCCGGCACCCAGGGCCTGACGGCGACCACGTTCACATCGGATCGCCCGGTGCAGCGGCTCGCCTGGCAGTTCATCAGCGGGCTCTCCGAGATCGCAGACAAGCTCGATCCTGATAATGCGATCCGCCTCGCCGATCAGGCCGCCGACCTGCTCGCGATGGCGATCAGCGAGCGGCTCGGCGGCGCGGCGCTACAGGCCTCGACGCATCGCTCCGCCCTGCTCTACCGGCTGAAGGCGCATGTGCTCGCGCATCTGCCGAATCCGGACCTCAGCCTCAGCGAAACCGCCGCGGCGCTCGGCATCTCGCCGCGTTACGTCAACAGCCTGCTGGCCGACGAGGACACCTCGTTCCAGCGCTTCGTGCTGGCGCAGCGGCTGGAGCGCTGCAAGCGCGACCTCGCCTCGCCTGCCCACGCGCATCGCCATATCGGCGAGATTGCGTTCGCCTGGGGCTTTAACGATCTCTCGCATTTCGGCCGCGTGTTCCGCGACCATTACGGCCTGTCGCCGCGCGATTGGCGGCACAGCCGGGTGCCGAACTAG
- a CDS encoding Bug family tripartite tricarboxylate transporter substrate binding protein: MRRRASSVFIVALAALLAAALPARAADYPSRPIKLVVPYAAGGPTDVLGRIVGEYLGRDLKQVVVVENKAGAQGAIGAEAVARSDPDGYTLFVTAASIFVLNPLLYKKLPYDPARDFRLLSVITDAPMIMEVHPSVPAKTIAEFVAYAKRNPGKLNFGSAGTGGTVHLAGEMFKQIAGVEMTHVPYKGAGPALTDLLSGNIQLMFDTLGTALPPVKSGMLRALAVTSTERIPDLPDLPTIAESGYPDYAVSVWYGIAAPSKVPDEIADKIKASLDRALNDEAFRASLVRIGFPPLRVKSQAEIDKFVDTDRARWAGVVKALNISLD; the protein is encoded by the coding sequence ATGCGGCGGCGCGCATCATCGGTCTTCATCGTGGCTCTGGCTGCCTTGCTGGCAGCAGCGCTGCCTGCGCGTGCCGCGGACTATCCGTCACGTCCGATCAAGCTCGTGGTGCCCTACGCCGCGGGCGGCCCGACCGACGTGCTCGGCCGCATCGTCGGCGAATATCTCGGGCGCGATCTCAAGCAGGTGGTCGTGGTCGAGAACAAGGCCGGCGCGCAGGGCGCGATCGGCGCCGAAGCGGTGGCGCGTTCCGATCCCGACGGCTACACGCTGTTCGTGACGGCCGCCTCGATCTTCGTGCTCAATCCGCTGCTCTACAAGAAGCTACCCTACGATCCGGCCAGGGATTTCCGCCTGCTGTCCGTGATCACGGATGCGCCGATGATTATGGAGGTGCATCCGTCCGTCCCGGCCAAGACGATCGCGGAGTTCGTCGCCTACGCCAAGAGGAATCCCGGCAAACTCAATTTCGGATCGGCCGGCACCGGCGGCACCGTTCATCTCGCCGGCGAGATGTTCAAGCAGATCGCCGGCGTCGAGATGACCCACGTGCCCTACAAGGGCGCCGGACCCGCGCTGACCGACCTCTTGTCAGGCAACATCCAGCTGATGTTCGACACGCTCGGCACCGCGCTGCCGCCGGTCAAGTCAGGCATGCTACGCGCGCTCGCCGTCACCTCGACCGAGCGCATCCCCGACTTGCCCGATCTGCCGACGATTGCCGAGAGCGGCTACCCCGATTATGCGGTCAGCGTCTGGTATGGTATTGCGGCGCCGTCGAAAGTGCCTGACGAGATCGCCGACAAGATCAAGGCGAGCCTCGACCGGGCCTTGAACGACGAAGCGTTTCGCGCTTCGCTGGTCAGGATCGGCTTTCCGCCGCTGCGCGTAAAGAGCCAGGCCGAGATCGACAAATTCGTGGACACCGATCGCGCGCGGTGGGCGGGCGTGGTCAAGGCGCTGAACATATCGTTGGACTGA
- a CDS encoding PilZ domain-containing protein: MQDRRQSPRDKVFYGAVAEINEHGSTMDCVVRNISEGGACVEFGDATRLPEEMNLNVARKGRSFLARMIWRQANKVGLAFRIMTSDTPVSDLDERVRRSEIKKRQLQRRIKELLGQG; the protein is encoded by the coding sequence ATGCAGGACCGGCGCCAGAGCCCACGTGACAAGGTGTTTTACGGTGCGGTTGCGGAGATCAATGAGCACGGCTCGACGATGGATTGCGTGGTCCGCAACATCAGCGAAGGCGGCGCCTGCGTCGAATTTGGTGATGCCACGCGACTGCCCGAAGAGATGAATCTGAACGTCGCGCGCAAGGGCCGCTCGTTCCTTGCGCGCATGATCTGGCGCCAGGCCAACAAGGTCGGCCTCGCGTTCCGGATCATGACGTCGGATACCCCTGTGAGCGATCTTGACGAGCGGGTCCGCCGCAGCGAGATCAAGAAACGGCAGTTGCAGCGGCGGATCAAGGAACTGCTCGGCCAAGGCTGA
- a CDS encoding AzlC family ABC transporter permease produces MALPPLDSPQWQTSFRAFLWGARSIGATVLTLVLFATYLGIGALAHDSGFSLGWTLASTAFVWAGPAQIIVITTLGSGATVLQSAIAVTVSAIRLFPMVVSVLPMMRTDDTKRRHLIMVAHLTAVTLWVECFRFLPQVPRNRRIAFIHGLGCGLVSVCLIANTIGYTLAANLTPLLAASMLMLTPLAFLFSTARNCRELADVIALVLGLLLFPLAAMLNSGVDILVSGVVAGTIAYGVHRARAGIVRAGA; encoded by the coding sequence GTGGCGCTTCCTCCGCTCGATTCTCCGCAATGGCAGACCTCGTTCCGCGCCTTCCTGTGGGGCGCGCGGTCGATCGGCGCGACGGTGCTCACGCTCGTGCTGTTTGCGACCTATCTCGGCATCGGTGCGCTGGCGCATGATTCCGGCTTCTCGCTGGGCTGGACGTTGGCGAGCACGGCGTTCGTCTGGGCGGGGCCTGCACAGATTATCGTGATCACGACGCTCGGCTCCGGCGCCACCGTGCTGCAATCGGCCATCGCGGTCACCGTCAGCGCGATCAGGCTGTTTCCGATGGTGGTGTCGGTGTTGCCGATGATGCGCACCGACGACACCAAGCGCCGGCATCTGATCATGGTGGCGCATCTGACAGCCGTGACGCTGTGGGTCGAGTGCTTCCGCTTCCTGCCGCAGGTGCCGCGCAACCGGCGGATCGCCTTCATCCACGGGCTCGGGTGCGGGCTGGTGTCGGTCTGCCTGATCGCCAATACCATCGGCTACACCCTCGCGGCTAACCTCACGCCGCTATTGGCCGCCAGCATGCTGATGCTGACGCCGCTGGCGTTTCTGTTCTCCACCGCGCGCAATTGCCGCGAGCTCGCCGACGTCATCGCGCTGGTGCTTGGGCTATTGCTGTTTCCGCTGGCGGCGATGCTGAACAGCGGCGTCGACATCCTGGTCAGCGGCGTCGTTGCGGGAACCATCGCCTATGGCGTGCACCGCGCGAGGGCGGGCATCGTGAGGGCGGGCGCATGA
- a CDS encoding LysR family transcriptional regulator, with the protein MLDPAQLETFLTVVQTQNFTEAGRRLGLKQSTVSQHIRKLEAAAGRRLFVRDTHSVVLTADGEAMTGFARPILEANARARDYFAGSQVRGKVRFGAAEDFASSRLPDLLRDFVRRHPQVDLELTIGLSAVLYQQLDAGELDLVLGKRRPGDALGQPVWQDRLVWTAAPGMRLDPDEPLPLILYAPPSVSRSVVLEAMERFGRPWRIVCSSGSLSGLRAAALAGLGITPQAQGLIPDGLEAMPASGLPPLGSVEFVVRTARRTKRGPAVELAQAITERGGRLRP; encoded by the coding sequence ATGCTCGACCCGGCCCAGCTCGAAACCTTCCTCACGGTGGTGCAGACGCAGAACTTCACCGAGGCCGGCCGCCGCCTCGGCCTGAAGCAGTCGACCGTGAGCCAGCACATCCGCAAGCTCGAGGCCGCAGCCGGGCGCCGGCTGTTCGTGCGCGACACCCATTCGGTGGTGCTCACCGCCGACGGTGAGGCGATGACGGGCTTTGCGCGCCCGATCCTGGAGGCCAATGCCCGTGCCCGCGATTACTTCGCGGGGTCGCAGGTGCGCGGAAAAGTCCGGTTCGGCGCCGCGGAGGATTTTGCCAGCTCGCGCCTGCCCGATCTGCTGCGCGACTTCGTCCGCCGCCATCCGCAGGTCGATCTCGAGCTGACGATCGGCCTCAGCGCCGTGCTGTACCAGCAGCTCGACGCCGGCGAGCTCGACCTCGTGCTGGGCAAGCGGCGGCCCGGCGACGCGCTGGGGCAACCGGTGTGGCAGGACCGCCTGGTGTGGACCGCCGCGCCGGGCATGCGGCTCGATCCCGACGAGCCGCTGCCCCTGATCCTCTACGCGCCGCCGAGCGTCAGCCGCAGCGTGGTGCTGGAGGCGATGGAACGGTTCGGACGGCCCTGGCGCATCGTCTGCTCCAGCGGCAGCTTGAGCGGCCTGCGCGCCGCGGCGCTCGCAGGTCTCGGCATCACCCCGCAGGCGCAGGGCCTGATCCCGGATGGACTCGAAGCGATGCCGGCGTCGGGCCTGCCGCCGCTCGGCAGCGTCGAGTTCGTGGTCCGCACCGCCCGCCGGACCAAGCGCGGCCCGGCGGTCGAACTGGCGCAGGCGATCACGGAACGCGGCGGCCGGCTGCGGCCTTAG
- a CDS encoding AzlD domain-containing protein — protein MSSFIGDWHALAILFVAGVIPNQIWRMLGLWFGGGIDENSELLVWVRAVATAILAGIIAQIVVQPPGALASVPDWLRYGAVAAGFVAFMLARKSIFAGVIVGEIVMLSGKYWLG, from the coding sequence ATGAGCAGCTTCATCGGCGACTGGCACGCGCTCGCGATCCTGTTCGTGGCAGGCGTCATCCCCAACCAGATCTGGCGCATGCTCGGCCTGTGGTTCGGCGGCGGCATCGACGAGAACTCCGAGCTTCTGGTCTGGGTGAGGGCGGTCGCCACCGCGATCCTCGCCGGTATCATCGCGCAGATCGTCGTGCAGCCGCCGGGCGCGCTCGCCAGCGTGCCGGACTGGCTGCGTTACGGCGCCGTTGCCGCAGGCTTCGTGGCGTTCATGCTGGCGAGGAAATCGATCTTCGCCGGCGTGATCGTGGGCGAAATCGTCATGCTGTCAGGCAAATACTGGCTCGGCTGA
- a CDS encoding phenylacetaldoxime dehydratase family protein: MESAIPSHLQTVRSRHRRVPDDYASPYPSFVARHKPAVASVIMAYFGVQVRGEPTAAVAEALASIATRFAGENGPTHWDRAQYVDQAGYTNVVSVAYWDDAGRFDAWFAGAREAWTGNGATDGIGRFIEVLRPHVARYETLFSSLGRPEGVAVLADGMSGEVQEHAYWGGMRDRIPLSQTDAMTPGGEPRVIRDGARIRVVAHDNLCLIRSGQDWSDTEASERKMYLDDVEPVLREGMDFLRDDGVPIGCYANRYMRVVNADGRLTEKSYGQSWWKSLAALERWAESHPTHVRIFGAAMKYLSTLGPAAKLRLYHEVTVAAADEQFFEYLGCHERTGMLNAVQLAAARSA; encoded by the coding sequence ATGGAATCCGCGATTCCCTCTCATCTGCAAACAGTGCGCTCCCGTCATCGTCGCGTGCCCGACGATTACGCGTCGCCTTATCCCTCGTTCGTCGCGCGCCACAAGCCCGCGGTCGCAAGCGTCATCATGGCCTATTTCGGCGTGCAGGTTCGCGGCGAGCCGACCGCAGCAGTGGCCGAGGCGCTCGCATCGATCGCAACACGCTTTGCCGGAGAGAACGGCCCGACGCATTGGGATCGTGCGCAATATGTCGACCAGGCCGGCTACACCAACGTCGTCTCGGTCGCCTATTGGGACGATGCCGGGCGCTTCGATGCCTGGTTCGCCGGCGCGCGCGAGGCCTGGACCGGCAATGGCGCCACCGATGGTATTGGCCGCTTCATCGAAGTGCTGCGGCCGCACGTTGCGCGCTACGAGACGCTGTTCTCGTCGCTCGGCCGTCCGGAGGGCGTCGCTGTTCTCGCCGACGGCATGAGCGGGGAAGTGCAGGAGCACGCCTACTGGGGCGGCATGCGCGACCGCATCCCGCTGTCGCAGACCGACGCGATGACGCCCGGCGGCGAGCCGCGCGTGATCCGCGACGGGGCGCGCATCCGCGTGGTCGCCCATGACAATCTCTGCCTGATCCGCTCCGGCCAGGACTGGAGCGACACCGAGGCGTCGGAGCGCAAGATGTATCTCGACGATGTCGAACCGGTGCTGCGCGAGGGCATGGACTTTCTGCGCGACGACGGCGTGCCGATCGGCTGCTACGCCAACCGCTACATGCGCGTCGTCAATGCGGATGGAAGGCTGACGGAAAAGTCCTACGGCCAGAGCTGGTGGAAGTCTCTCGCGGCGCTGGAGCGCTGGGCGGAGTCGCATCCGACCCATGTCCGGATCTTCGGCGCGGCGATGAAGTATCTGTCGACCTTGGGACCCGCTGCGAAACTCAGGCTGTATCACGAGGTCACGGTTGCCGCGGCCGACGAGCAGTTCTTCGAATATCTCGGCTGCCACGAACGGACCGGCATGCTGAACGCGGTGCAACTCGCGGCGGCGCGGTCCGCCTGA
- a CDS encoding bile acid:sodium symporter family protein: MTISRLRSFVPVDPYIAAIVGMVGLATLLPLHGQGTVIGGYATDAAIALLFFLHGARLSTTEALVGARHWRLHLVIFLSTFALFPLLGLAAHALAPHLLTPALWAGVILICILPSTVQSSVAFTSIAHGNVSAALCSATASNLLGIVATPLLAGFLLSSHGGFSGNAALDIVVQLLLPFVAGQLSRPLIGRWVARHHTMLGLVDRGSILLIVYTAFSDGVSHGIWHQVNATQMAIVLGLDALLLVVVLLVTSFGSKLLGFSRADRIAIMFCGSKKSLASGLPMASVLLAGQSVGLIVLPLMLFHQIQLMTCAALARRYAGGEEGTSHDAAPVHA; the protein is encoded by the coding sequence ATGACCATCAGCCGCCTGCGTTCATTCGTGCCTGTCGACCCCTACATCGCCGCCATCGTCGGCATGGTCGGCCTCGCCACCTTGCTGCCGCTGCACGGGCAGGGCACCGTGATCGGTGGCTATGCCACCGATGCGGCGATCGCGCTGCTGTTCTTCCTGCACGGCGCCCGGCTATCGACGACGGAGGCGCTGGTCGGCGCCCGGCACTGGCGGCTGCATCTCGTGATCTTCCTGTCGACGTTTGCGCTGTTCCCGCTGCTCGGGCTCGCGGCCCATGCGCTGGCGCCGCATCTGCTGACGCCTGCGCTATGGGCGGGTGTGATCCTGATCTGCATCCTGCCATCGACCGTGCAGTCGTCGGTGGCCTTCACCTCGATCGCGCACGGCAATGTGTCGGCGGCGCTGTGCTCGGCGACCGCCTCCAACCTGCTCGGCATCGTCGCGACGCCGCTCTTGGCGGGCTTCCTTCTGTCGAGCCATGGCGGGTTCTCCGGCAATGCCGCGCTCGACATCGTCGTGCAGCTGCTGCTGCCGTTCGTGGCGGGGCAGTTGTCGCGGCCGCTGATCGGCCGCTGGGTTGCCAGGCATCATACGATGCTCGGCCTGGTCGACCGCGGTTCGATCCTCCTGATCGTCTACACCGCGTTCAGCGACGGCGTCAGCCACGGCATCTGGCATCAGGTCAACGCGACGCAGATGGCCATCGTGCTCGGCCTCGATGCGCTGCTGCTTGTGGTCGTGCTGCTGGTCACCAGTTTCGGCAGCAAGCTGCTCGGCTTCTCGCGCGCCGACCGCATCGCCATCATGTTCTGCGGCTCGAAGAAGAGCCTGGCGAGCGGGCTGCCGATGGCGAGCGTGCTGCTCGCCGGGCAGTCAGTCGGCCTGATCGTGCTGCCGCTGATGCTGTTTCACCAGATCCAGCTGATGACCTGCGCCGCACTGGCGCGCCGGTATGCGGGCGGCGAGGAAGGGACGTCACATGATGCCGCCCCGGTGCACGCGTAG
- a CDS encoding lytic transglycosylase domain-containing protein produces the protein MRTGLCAAWVTVVLLGSPAGAGADDAPAAPPPTPPSLEQPGTQPADKAAEKPAAAPAEQPAPPPGEQAAPSAGKPPAPQPDTPAPPAEKPAAATDKPADDARESDTREAMCLMIESAARANDLPLEFFARVIWQESRFQADAVGPVTRSGQRAQGIAQFMPGTANERGLLDPLDPVQALPKSAEFLSELRNQFGNLGLAAAAYNAGPRRIQDWLAGSGYMPQETRNYVSAITGSSVDDWAAAGRNGKMPERRPTASCRELMALLKRAPNPFVAGLEQHITLSAAKVWGVQLAAGFSRDKALAMYARAIKRLSSVIGDQDPSLLGSRLRSRGSAMFYQVRIGADTRPEADGLCNRIRKAGGACFVLKNRA, from the coding sequence ATGCGAACAGGTCTTTGCGCCGCATGGGTCACAGTTGTGTTGCTGGGGTCGCCGGCCGGCGCCGGCGCGGACGACGCGCCTGCCGCACCTCCGCCGACGCCGCCAAGCCTCGAGCAGCCCGGAACGCAGCCTGCGGACAAGGCCGCCGAGAAACCCGCGGCCGCGCCGGCGGAGCAGCCTGCGCCGCCGCCGGGAGAGCAGGCCGCTCCATCGGCCGGGAAACCTCCCGCACCTCAGCCAGACACGCCCGCGCCACCTGCCGAGAAGCCCGCGGCCGCAACCGACAAGCCCGCGGACGACGCGCGCGAGAGCGACACCCGCGAGGCGATGTGCCTGATGATCGAGTCGGCGGCGCGGGCGAACGATTTGCCGCTCGAATTCTTCGCGCGCGTGATCTGGCAGGAGAGCCGTTTCCAGGCCGACGCGGTTGGTCCCGTGACGCGGAGCGGCCAGCGCGCGCAGGGCATCGCGCAGTTCATGCCGGGCACCGCCAACGAGCGCGGGCTGCTCGATCCGCTCGATCCGGTGCAGGCGCTGCCGAAGTCGGCCGAATTCCTGAGCGAGCTGCGCAACCAGTTCGGTAATCTCGGCCTCGCGGCCGCCGCCTACAATGCCGGCCCACGCCGGATCCAGGACTGGCTCGCCGGCTCCGGCTACATGCCGCAGGAGACGCGCAACTACGTCTCCGCGATCACCGGCTCCAGCGTCGACGACTGGGCCGCCGCCGGCCGCAACGGCAAGATGCCGGAGCGCAGGCCGACTGCGAGTTGCCGCGAGCTCATGGCGCTGTTGAAGCGCGCGCCCAATCCGTTCGTGGCCGGGCTCGAGCAGCACATCACGCTGTCGGCGGCCAAGGTCTGGGGCGTGCAGCTCGCCGCCGGCTTCAGCCGCGACAAGGCGCTTGCGATGTATGCCCGTGCCATCAAGCGGCTGTCGAGCGTGATCGGCGATCAGGATCCGAGCTTGCTCGGTTCGCGGCTGCGCAGCCGCGGCAGCGCGATGTTCTACCAGGTGCGTATCGGCGCCGACACGCGCCCCGAGGCCGACGGCCTGTGCAACCGCATCCGCAAGGCGGGCGGGGCGTGCTTCGTGCTGAAGAACCGGGCGTGA
- a CDS encoding MFS transporter gives MSSAIIEHPDGLPQPQRNWAILTIALGLVMAVVDGSIANVALPTIARDLDASPAFSIWIVNGYQLAITISLLPLASLGEIIGYRRVYLAGLLLFTLASLFCALAHTLPLLTIARILQGFGAAGILSVNTALVRFIYPHSQLGRGIGVNALVVAISAAVGPTIASFILAVGTWPYLFAINVPLGVVTLALGWRFLPHTRPAVHAFDWQSAAMSAIAFGFGISAIDSAGHGEALYLCALEFAIAAVASHLLYRRQQHLPSPLLPVDLLRIPIFALSIGTSIASFCGQMLAFVAMPFYLENHFGYSAVQIGLLITPWPIAVAFAAPIAGWLVERYPAGLLGGIGLLLFALGLGTLAFMPAHATPIDVIWRMALAGAGFGLFQTPNNRTMIAAAPRERSGGASGMLGTARLLGQTIGAALVAMLLARYPADGTRISLMVGVGFAVVGAVLSTLRLSSAGSRGADQVRVHEGQRLKGE, from the coding sequence ATGTCGTCCGCGATCATTGAGCATCCCGACGGGCTGCCGCAACCGCAGCGCAATTGGGCCATTCTCACGATCGCGCTCGGCCTCGTGATGGCCGTCGTCGACGGCTCGATCGCCAACGTGGCGCTGCCGACCATCGCGAGGGATCTTGACGCCAGCCCCGCGTTCTCGATCTGGATCGTCAACGGCTATCAGCTGGCAATCACGATCTCGCTGCTGCCGCTGGCCTCGCTCGGCGAGATCATCGGCTATCGCCGCGTCTATCTGGCGGGGCTGCTGCTGTTCACGCTGGCGTCGCTGTTCTGCGCGCTGGCGCATACGCTGCCGCTGCTGACTATCGCCCGCATCCTGCAGGGGTTCGGCGCCGCCGGAATCCTCAGCGTCAATACTGCGCTGGTCCGCTTCATCTATCCGCATTCGCAGCTCGGCCGCGGCATCGGCGTCAACGCGCTGGTCGTTGCGATCTCGGCTGCGGTCGGCCCGACCATCGCCTCGTTCATCCTGGCGGTCGGGACCTGGCCGTATCTGTTCGCCATCAACGTCCCGCTCGGCGTCGTCACGCTGGCGCTCGGCTGGCGCTTCCTGCCGCACACCAGGCCCGCGGTGCACGCCTTCGACTGGCAGAGCGCCGCGATGAGCGCCATCGCGTTCGGATTCGGCATCAGCGCGATCGACAGCGCCGGCCATGGCGAGGCGCTGTATCTCTGCGCGCTGGAATTCGCGATTGCCGCGGTCGCTTCCCATCTGCTGTACCGGCGGCAACAGCATCTGCCCTCGCCGCTGCTACCGGTCGACCTCTTGCGGATTCCGATCTTCGCGCTGTCGATCGGCACGTCGATCGCCTCGTTCTGCGGCCAGATGCTGGCCTTCGTCGCGATGCCGTTCTATCTCGAGAACCACTTCGGATATTCGGCGGTGCAGATCGGCCTGCTGATCACGCCGTGGCCGATCGCGGTCGCATTCGCCGCGCCGATCGCGGGCTGGCTGGTCGAGCGTTACCCGGCCGGCCTGCTCGGCGGCATCGGCCTGCTGCTGTTCGCGTTGGGATTGGGCACGTTGGCGTTCATGCCAGCCCATGCGACGCCGATCGACGTGATCTGGCGGATGGCGCTCGCCGGCGCAGGCTTCGGCCTGTTCCAGACCCCGAACAACCGCACCATGATCGCCGCCGCCCCGCGCGAGCGCTCCGGCGGCGCCAGCGGCATGCTCGGCACCGCGCGCCTGCTCGGACAGACCATCGGTGCCGCCTTGGTGGCGATGCTGCTGGCGCGCTATCCGGCCGACGGCACCAGGATCTCGCTGATGGTCGGCGTCGGCTTTGCCGTCGTCGGCGCCGTGCTGAGCACGCTGCGGCTGTCCTCGGCCGGCAGCCGCGGCGCCGACCAGGTGCGGGTCCATGAGGGCCAGCGCCTGAAGGGCGAGTGA
- a CDS encoding carbon-nitrogen hydrolase family protein gives MGIEHPKYRVAVVQAAPAWLDLDGSIAKSIALIEEAAAKGAKLIAFPEAFIPGYPWYIWLDSPAWAIGRGFVQRYFDNSLSYDSPQAEKLRLAVKKAGMTAVLGLSERDGGSLYLAQWLIGPDGETIAKRRKLRPTHAERTVYGEGDGSDLAVHDRPGIGRLGALCCWEHLQPLSKYAMYAQNEQVHVAAWPSFSLYDPFAPALGWEVNNAASRVYAVEGSCFVLAPCATVSQAMIDEMCDRDDKHALLHVGGGHAAIYGPDGSSIAEKLPPDQEGLLLADIDLGAIGIAKNAADPAGHYSRPDVTRLLLNKKPSKRVEHFALPLDSLEEVDAAAS, from the coding sequence ATGGGCATCGAACATCCGAAATATCGCGTTGCGGTGGTGCAGGCGGCCCCTGCCTGGCTCGACCTCGACGGCTCCATCGCCAAGAGCATTGCCTTGATCGAGGAGGCCGCCGCCAAGGGTGCAAAACTGATCGCGTTCCCCGAGGCCTTCATCCCCGGCTATCCCTGGTATATCTGGCTGGACTCGCCGGCCTGGGCGATCGGGCGCGGTTTTGTGCAGCGCTATTTCGACAACTCGCTGAGCTATGACAGTCCGCAGGCCGAGAAGCTGCGGCTGGCCGTGAAGAAGGCCGGCATGACCGCGGTGCTCGGCCTGTCCGAGCGCGACGGCGGCAGCCTCTATCTGGCGCAATGGCTGATCGGGCCCGACGGCGAGACCATCGCCAAGCGGCGCAAGCTGCGGCCGACCCACGCCGAGCGCACCGTCTACGGCGAGGGCGATGGCAGCGACCTTGCGGTGCATGACCGCCCCGGCATCGGCCGGCTCGGCGCGCTGTGCTGCTGGGAGCATCTGCAGCCGCTCTCGAAATACGCGATGTACGCCCAGAACGAGCAGGTGCATGTCGCGGCCTGGCCGAGCTTCTCGCTGTACGATCCGTTCGCGCCGGCGCTCGGCTGGGAGGTCAACAACGCGGCCTCGCGGGTCTACGCCGTTGAAGGCTCGTGCTTCGTGCTGGCGCCCTGCGCCACGGTCTCGCAGGCGATGATCGATGAGATGTGCGACCGCGACGACAAGCACGCGCTGCTGCATGTCGGCGGCGGACACGCCGCGATCTATGGGCCGGACGGCAGCTCGATCGCCGAGAAACTGCCGCCCGACCAGGAAGGGCTGCTGCTCGCCGATATCGATCTCGGCGCGATCGGGATCGCCAAGAACGCCGCCGACCCGGCCGGGCATTACTCGCGGCCCGACGTCACGCGTCTGCTGCTGAACAAGAAGCCATCGAAGCGCGTCGAGCATTTCGCGCTGCCGCTCGACAGTCTTGAGGAGGTCGACGCGGCCGCGAGCTGA